From one Trueperella pyogenes genomic stretch:
- a CDS encoding ABC transporter ATP-binding protein produces MTLIRIGWDYLKRKKVAFFAIVLLQVAQILLSLVLPAINAKIIDDGIAAGNTSLIWSLGAVMLGIAIVQLLTLVGAIYLGARIAMDLGRELRGRAFRQVQSFSATDQHKFGAPTLITRVTNDVTQAQMVILLTFTVMIMAPIMGFGGVFMAIQQNARLSLLLVIIVPVLAALIFFVMRALAPRYTTQQKRIDRINTLLREQLTGVRVIRAFVRQQTVRTKFDQASLDLRRIGLEIGVLWAFLMPAASFIVGASSAAVVWFAAHLISAGTMQVGALTEFISYLMMIMVAVMLSGMMVIFFPRGEVSAKRLQRILDVTPSITAPAKPVALPKDQLTFELDAVGLRYPGAEEPVLSDITMRFAPGTESAVIGSTGSGKSSIIRLLPRLIDATSGEVRAGGIPVSQLDPQELRSRIALVPQKAFLFSGTIATNVAGSARPDADYDANRVTLALQAAQAWNFVSKLEDGIESKVEPGGKNFSGGQRQRLTIARAIYRCLPDANGHRQADLLVFDDSFSALDFSTDARLRNGLRSFIGDMAVVMVAQRVSTIRNADQIFVLDDGRIVGVGKHLDLLENCSTYQEIVASQLDAEETR; encoded by the coding sequence GTGACTCTTATTCGTATCGGCTGGGATTATCTCAAGCGGAAGAAGGTGGCGTTCTTCGCCATTGTCTTGCTGCAAGTTGCCCAGATTCTCTTGAGCCTCGTCTTGCCTGCTATCAATGCAAAGATTATTGACGACGGCATTGCGGCTGGAAATACTTCACTTATCTGGAGTTTAGGGGCCGTGATGCTCGGCATCGCGATTGTGCAGCTCCTCACGCTAGTCGGCGCCATCTACCTGGGCGCACGCATAGCGATGGATCTGGGCCGCGAATTACGCGGCCGAGCGTTCCGCCAGGTCCAGTCTTTCTCCGCAACTGACCAGCATAAGTTCGGTGCCCCCACCCTCATCACCCGTGTGACCAATGACGTCACTCAAGCCCAGATGGTTATCCTCCTCACTTTTACAGTGATGATTATGGCGCCCATCATGGGCTTTGGCGGCGTGTTCATGGCAATCCAGCAAAATGCGCGCCTTTCTCTCCTCCTTGTTATCATCGTGCCCGTCCTTGCGGCGCTCATTTTCTTCGTCATGCGTGCGCTCGCACCGCGCTACACCACCCAGCAAAAGCGCATTGACCGGATCAACACCCTTTTGCGTGAACAGTTGACGGGCGTGCGCGTCATCCGCGCATTCGTGCGTCAGCAGACAGTGCGTACCAAATTTGATCAAGCTAGTCTCGATCTGCGCCGTATTGGGCTCGAGATTGGCGTGTTGTGGGCGTTTCTTATGCCGGCGGCGTCATTCATCGTCGGCGCCTCATCTGCGGCAGTCGTCTGGTTCGCGGCGCACCTAATATCAGCTGGAACCATGCAGGTGGGCGCACTGACTGAGTTCATTAGCTACCTGATGATGATCATGGTTGCCGTCATGCTGTCGGGGATGATGGTCATTTTCTTCCCGCGCGGCGAAGTCTCAGCCAAGCGCCTCCAACGCATCCTCGACGTCACGCCCTCTATCACGGCACCGGCCAAGCCAGTTGCGCTCCCCAAGGATCAACTCACTTTTGAGCTCGACGCCGTCGGCCTGCGCTACCCCGGCGCAGAGGAGCCTGTCCTTTCTGACATCACGATGCGGTTCGCGCCCGGCACCGAGTCCGCAGTTATCGGCTCAACCGGTTCGGGCAAGTCCTCGATCATCCGCCTCCTGCCCCGCCTCATCGACGCCACATCGGGCGAGGTGCGTGCTGGCGGTATCCCTGTCAGCCAACTCGATCCACAAGAGCTGCGCTCCCGTATCGCACTTGTACCGCAGAAAGCTTTCCTCTTCTCTGGCACAATCGCCACGAACGTGGCTGGTTCGGCTCGCCCGGATGCGGATTACGACGCCAACCGGGTCACGTTGGCTCTTCAGGCCGCACAGGCCTGGAATTTCGTGAGCAAGTTAGAAGATGGCATTGAATCGAAGGTCGAGCCCGGTGGAAAGAACTTTTCCGGTGGCCAGCGCCAACGTCTCACCATTGCTCGCGCGATCTACCGGTGCCTACCCGACGCGAACGGACATCGCCAAGCTGACCTCCTCGTCTTCGACGATTCATTCTCTGCGCTAGATTTTTCAACGGACGCCCGGCTGCGCAATGGGCTGCGTTCATTCATCGGGGACATGGCCGTCGTGATGGTCGCCCAACGCGTGTCAACTATCCGTAACGCCGATCAGATCTTTGTTCTCGACGACGGGCGGATCGTCGGCGTCGGGAAGCACCTCGACCTGTTGGAAAACTGTTCGACTTACCAAGAAATAGTAGCTTCGCAGCTGGACGCGGAGGAGACACGATGA
- a CDS encoding HAD hydrolase-like protein, with translation MLKAVLFDLDGTLTDSAPVVTQTLAATMRELAGVDRPASAYRKYLGPPLQESFRDLGIPDDDVHTFVIEYRRRYSLVGDRTQLFAGVTDLLRDVRAEGLGLALATSKFQHTAREVCERLDIAQYFHALCGDITEKNLFGKSEVVEMALNALAEQGIVETGAGLADQLPARTFRDDVLMVGDRIFDIEGAGRHRVRTVLVEWADSWPGEREQAWATVSSPGELLELIREVRKNGF, from the coding sequence ATGCTCAAAGCTGTCCTCTTCGACCTCGATGGCACACTGACCGACTCCGCTCCTGTCGTCACCCAGACGCTCGCAGCGACTATGCGTGAACTGGCCGGCGTTGACCGCCCGGCGAGCGCCTACCGTAAGTACCTTGGTCCGCCTCTTCAGGAGAGCTTTAGGGATTTGGGCATTCCCGACGACGACGTCCACACCTTCGTCATCGAGTATCGGCGGCGCTATAGCTTGGTCGGAGACCGCACCCAGCTGTTTGCGGGCGTCACCGACCTGCTCCGCGACGTGCGGGCTGAGGGACTAGGACTGGCGTTGGCGACGTCGAAATTCCAGCACACGGCTCGGGAAGTATGCGAGCGCCTCGATATCGCTCAGTACTTTCATGCCCTGTGCGGGGATATTACTGAGAAAAACCTCTTCGGCAAGTCCGAAGTGGTAGAGATGGCTCTCAACGCGCTCGCCGAGCAAGGGATTGTAGAGACGGGAGCTGGCTTAGCAGACCAGCTCCCAGCGCGGACGTTCCGCGATGATGTTCTCATGGTCGGGGACCGGATTTTCGATATCGAGGGTGCAGGTCGGCATCGTGTGCGGACGGTCCTTGTTGAGTGGGCGGACTCGTGGCCAGGGGAGCGGGAGCAAGCCTGGGCCACGGTGTCCTCGCCTGGTGAACTCCTTGAGCTGATCAGGGAAGTCCGCAAAAACGGATTCTAG
- a CDS encoding ABC transporter ATP-binding protein, giving the protein MNGHGQGGANPYENDTRDAKGALKRLLRMMKTEKLRLISIIILMLFAAAGQALAPKFLGDATNVVVDGMGLKIDFAKLAHVLVIVVVLYSVSSLANFFAGYIIRYTVQDIGYELRRQAQAKIDRLSLAWLDKQQRGDLLSRVTNDIDNVTQTLMQTLSQAILSFYLLVGIVAMMIWVSPSLTLATFLVLPLGVIALVRILKQARPHFRAQWTKTGEVSSIVEESFTGLEVVSAYGLQDEFEYIFDGSNHDLFEAGYKGQFISQLAQPIMGFMANVGFIIVAVMGGMQVIAGHLTIGGMQAFIQYSRQLNQPVSTLASMTAMIQSGAASAERIFDFLDAEEMEQDSDLSLRTIAPADKRKGDITFDNVQFSYKEGRPIINGLSLSVRRGDQVAIVGPTGAGKTTLVNLLMRFYEINAGTIAIDGVSTRQFSKDSLRAEMGMVLQDTWLFEGTIEENIAFGKEGATHEEVVAAAKATGVDRLVRQLPDGYDTKIDDEGGTISAGEKQLVTIARAYLSDPAVLILDEATSSVDTRTEMLLQRAMGELREGRTSFVIAHRLSTIRDADLIIVMVDGDVVEQGSHEELLAHRGAYFDLYQAQFSGPEITA; this is encoded by the coding sequence ATGAATGGCCACGGCCAAGGCGGAGCAAATCCGTATGAAAACGACACCCGCGATGCCAAAGGAGCCCTCAAACGGCTCCTGCGGATGATGAAGACTGAAAAACTGCGTCTCATTTCGATCATCATCCTCATGCTGTTCGCGGCGGCCGGGCAGGCCTTAGCGCCGAAGTTCCTCGGTGACGCCACCAACGTCGTCGTTGATGGCATGGGATTGAAGATCGATTTCGCCAAGCTCGCCCACGTGTTGGTGATAGTCGTCGTGCTCTATAGCGTGTCGTCGCTGGCGAATTTCTTCGCGGGATACATCATTCGCTACACCGTTCAGGACATTGGCTACGAGCTTCGTCGCCAGGCGCAAGCGAAGATCGACCGGCTCTCTCTAGCATGGCTCGACAAGCAACAACGCGGCGATCTCCTCTCCCGCGTCACTAACGACATCGACAACGTCACTCAAACGCTCATGCAAACGCTGAGCCAAGCGATTTTGTCTTTCTACTTGCTCGTGGGCATCGTTGCGATGATGATTTGGGTATCGCCTTCGCTCACCCTAGCCACATTTTTGGTTTTGCCTCTAGGCGTCATCGCGCTGGTACGCATCCTCAAGCAAGCCCGCCCGCATTTCCGCGCTCAGTGGACTAAGACCGGCGAAGTTTCCTCAATCGTTGAAGAGTCCTTCACTGGTCTCGAAGTCGTCAGCGCTTACGGCCTACAAGACGAGTTTGAATACATCTTCGACGGCTCCAACCATGACCTGTTTGAGGCTGGATACAAAGGGCAGTTCATCTCGCAACTTGCCCAGCCCATCATGGGATTCATGGCCAACGTCGGTTTCATCATCGTCGCCGTCATGGGTGGCATGCAGGTCATCGCTGGTCACCTCACAATCGGCGGCATGCAGGCTTTCATCCAATACAGTCGCCAGCTGAACCAGCCGGTCTCCACCCTGGCCTCTATGACGGCAATGATTCAATCAGGTGCCGCATCAGCCGAGCGCATCTTCGATTTCCTCGACGCCGAAGAGATGGAACAAGACTCCGATCTGAGCCTTCGTACCATTGCCCCTGCAGATAAGCGCAAGGGCGATATCACGTTCGATAACGTTCAGTTTTCCTATAAGGAGGGGCGGCCCATCATCAATGGGCTGTCGCTATCGGTTCGCCGAGGTGATCAGGTGGCGATCGTGGGCCCGACGGGCGCCGGCAAGACCACCCTAGTCAACCTCCTGATGCGCTTCTACGAGATCAATGCGGGCACGATCGCGATTGACGGCGTCTCGACCCGGCAATTCTCGAAAGACTCGCTGCGCGCCGAGATGGGCATGGTTCTCCAGGATACATGGCTGTTTGAGGGCACGATCGAGGAAAACATCGCGTTCGGTAAGGAGGGCGCCACACACGAGGAAGTGGTCGCTGCCGCAAAGGCTACGGGTGTGGATCGTCTCGTCCGGCAGCTGCCAGACGGGTACGACACGAAGATTGACGACGAGGGCGGGACCATCTCCGCCGGAGAAAAGCAACTCGTGACGATCGCCCGCGCCTACCTCTCCGATCCAGCGGTGTTGATTCTCGACGAAGCTACTTCGTCGGTGGATACCCGCACCGAAATGCTCCTCCAACGCGCCATGGGCGAACTGCGCGAAGGGCGCACTTCTTTCGTCATTGCCCACCGGCTATCGACGATCCGCGACGCCGATCTCATCATCGTGATGGTCGACGGCGACGTGGTGGAGCAGGGTTCACACGAAGAATTGCTCGCACACCGTGGCGCCTACTTTGACCTCTACCAGGCCCAGTTCAGCGGTCCGGAGATAACAGCCTAA